Proteins found in one Sardina pilchardus chromosome 11, fSarPil1.1, whole genome shotgun sequence genomic segment:
- the ccne1 gene encoding G1/S-specific cyclin-E1, translating into MPRKGQTTEANLAVDVPKVNATRSRKRKADVAIHLQDPDDEEVVEMTKKKQCGAQACWNPDVPLTDPCKRIPTPDEVEEPVTANDVGFADYHFRNILVTPTRPSPLPNLCWGSKDVVWNNLLKKDEAYTHDTRVMERHPNLQPKMRAILLDWLMEVSEVYKLHREAFYLAQNYFDRFMATQTNVLKNTLQLIGISCLFIAAKMEEIYPPKLHQFAYVTDGACMEEEMLSMEIIIMKELNWSLSPVSPVSWLSVYMQVAYLKTEEVLLPQYPETTFVQITELLDLCTLDIRSLEFSSGLLAASALFHFSSLELVEKVSGLAWSDLEKCVRWMVPFAMSIREVGSSGLKTFKGVSPEDMHNIQTHAPYLEWLGQVYAYQVVDVERSQSSPVPSGMLTPPPSSEKPDAVAP; encoded by the exons ATGCCAAGAAAAGG GCAAACGACGGAGGCAAATCTCGCAGTTGATGTCCCCAAGGTGAATGCAACGCGATCACGAAAAAGGAAGGCAGATGTTGCCATT CACTTGCAAGATCCAGATGATGAAGAAGTGGTGGAAATGACCAAAAAGAAACAATGTGGAGCTCAG GCGTGCTGGAATCCTGACGTGCCTCTCACAGATCCTTGCAAGCGGATCCCCACGCCTGACGAAGTCGAGGAACCGGTTACTGCTAACGATGTGGGATTTGCAGACTACCATTTTCGAAATATTCTTGTCACTCCCACAAGACCTTCCCCACTCCCTAACCTTTG CTGGGGCAGCAAAGATGTTGTCTGGAACAACCTTTTGAAGAAAGATGAAGCCTACACACATGATACTCGTGTCATGGAAAGACATCCAAACCTTCAGCCTAAAATGAGAGCCATACTTCTGGATTGGCTGATGGAG GTGTCTGAAGTATATAAGCTGCACAGGGAAGCATTTTATCTGGCCCAGAACTACTTTGACCGTTTCATGGCCACACAGACCAACGTGTTGAAAAACACACTGCAACTCATCGGAATCTCCTGTCTCTTCATTGCTGCCAAAATGGAG GAAATCTACCCTCCCAAGCTGCACCAGTTTGCCTATGTTACTGATGGAGCCTGTATGGAGGAAGAGATGTTGTCCATGGAGATCATCATTATGAAG GAGCTTAACTGGAGTTTGAGTCCCGTGTCTCCAGTGTCCTGGTTGAGCGTATATATGCAGGTGGCCTACCTGAAAACAGAGGAAGTCCTCCTTCCCCAGTACCCAGAGACTACATTTGTCCAGATTACAGAG TTGTTGGACCTGTGCACATTGGACATTAGAAGTCTGGAGTTCTCTAGTGGTCTGCTTGCTGCCTCGGCCCTATTTCATTTCTCTTCGCTGGAACTTGTGGAGAAAGTTTCAG GGCTTGCGTGGAGTGACTTGGAGAAATGTGTTAGATGGATGGTGCCCTTTGCCATGTCCATCAGAGAAGTAGGCAGCTCTGGTCTCAAGACCTTCAAAGGGGTCTCTCCTGaagacatgcacaacattcaGACTCATGCACCCTACCTGGAATGGCTG GGCCAAGTGTACGCGTATCAGGTGGTGGACGTGGAGCGCAGCCAGAGCTCACCTGTTCCCTCAGGAATGCTCACACCTCCGCCCAGCAGCGAGAAGCCTGACGCTGTGGCGCCCTGA